The nucleotide window ggagTCTTCCGATCAGAACTCTGGgagtgattgtgttaaatgctgagctgtggtcaataaacagcatcctgacagaagtttaaacgcaaacaacaggaattctgcagatgctggaaattcaagcaacatacatcaaagttgctggtgaacgcagcaggccaagcagcatctataggaagaggcgcagtcgacgtttcaggccgagacccttcgtcagaccctcctgacgaagggtctcggcctgaaacgtcgactgcgcctcttcctatagatgctgcttggcctgctgcgttcaccagcaactttgatgtatgtttcctGACAGAAGTATTTGTtttgttcaggtgatccaaggctgtgtggagaACCAATGAGATCACGTCCTCCATAGACCTACtttgcgataggcaaattgcactgggtccaggttcttgctgagacaggagttaattctggccataaccaatctctcaaaacatttTATCACCGTAGATGTGGGTGCTACTGGACAGTGGGCATTAAGACAGCTCACCTTACTCTTCTTGgggactggtatgattgttgcacTTCTGAAGCAGGTGTAAAATTCTGACAGTAGCACTGAAAGATTCAAAATGTCTTTGAGCACAACCTGCTGGTTGGATGGCACATATTTTCAGAGCCCTATCAGGTACCCCATTGGGGCCTGGCAGCTCTTTAAAGATGCTCTAATGTCAGTTCCTGAGacaagagatcacagggtcatcgggtgctgtagttttattttccctttcaaagtgtgcataaaaggcgttgagcccatctgggagtgaagcatcacgacCATACATGATGCCAGGCTTCGCTTAGTAGGAAGTACTGGCCTGTAATCCTGGCTAGAGTTGACATACATACAATTCCACCTCCAGCTTCATGGGGAATTGTTCCTATGCTCATGAAGTAGCCCTCCGTAAGACATACCTGGTAATCTTGTATagtcctgggtcaccagacttcaaTGCTACAGATTTAGCTctcagcagactacgaacctcctggttcatccacggctttttaTTCTTGTGTACAGTATGTTCTCGTAGatgcacactcatccacacaggttttaatgaagtcagtgacagttATGGCGTACTCATTCAGACTCGACTCAAATGCACGATTCCTTAAATTAACTTTTAAACCAGAGCAACATCCCCTCTTCCACTCTCTTGAAAGGGAACTGTACCAGTGACCAGAGTCCGTTCGTGTATTATCCACTTTGCAATGGATTTTTTAAATACCTTAAAACAATGTTACTAACTGTATGGTCCATAGATGAAGCTGTGGTTTTCAACTGTAGCGTTTAAAATGGGAATTTCATTGGAGCTCCTACACGCGTCGCCTTCTATATGATGcctcagaatctcagatggaaaatTTCCAAGGCAATTTCTTGGCAGATAACGTGCTTAGTTAAGACTGAGGCTTAAAACAAGGTAGTGGTTCTCCGTTCAGTAAAGCAGTGTGAATAGAATCGAAAACAAAAGCTTTTTAGGGAGAGCAaacaggagatagataggagcgaCAGGGAGTTATTCACCCAGAGGCTGCAGGAGTTCGATAAGTGGGTGATGGTCAGGGAAGTGAGGGAAAGAGCTCAGATGGTAGAGAGCAGCCCTGTGTCCATCTCCCTCAGTAAtcattatctcattttggatgctgttgagcggggtgacctgacagaggacgaccatggCAATCAGGTctgtggcactgagcctggttctgtggtgcagaagggaaagaggaagatgaggaatctggtagtcataggggattccatagtgaggggaacagacaggaggttctgtcagcctgacagAGTCACCCACattgtgtgttgcctcccaggtgccagggtacgggatgtcttggatcgggtgcaGAGCCTTCTGAAGGGAGAGTGTGAACAGCcaaaagtcttggtacatgttggtaccaatgacacaggtagaaaaagggaggaggtcttgaagagagaattcaggaagttaggtagaaagctgaaaagcaggacctctaggatagtaatctcaggattgctacctgtgtcacgTGCTAATgagcacaagaatagcatgaCCGGGCGTAGTAatatgtggctgagagactggtgtaggggccagggattcagattcctggatcattgggacctcttctgggggaggaacaacctgtgcaaaaaggacgagttacacctgaacccaaaggggtccaatatcctagcgagCACATTaagtagagctgttagggagggtttaaactaatttggcagggggatgggaactggagtgatagggctgaagaaggggaaaacagaaataaatcaaagatagcgtgcaacagagattatagaaagaacaggtaggagatgaggcttaatcacagccagtggcatgagttacagggcaatagaggcgtggtgcagttaaaacagaaagcaacaaatactggactgagagtgttatatttgaatgcacgcagcataaggaataaaatggacaatcttgaaattcagctacagattgtcaAATTTGacgtggccatctctgaaacttggctaaaggatggctgtcattgggagctgaacgtccaaggatatacggtgtatcggaaagatagattagtaggcagagggggtggtgtgactctgtgtataagaaataatattaaatcattaggaaaAGAGGACATAGGATTGTAAagtacagagtctctgtgggttgagttaaaaacaagaagagtaaaaggaccccaatggcagttgtatacaggcctccaaacaacagccgggatgtggatacaaattacagcaggatatagaatAAGTatgtcagaaaggcagtgtcatgataattgttggggattttaacatgaaagtggattgggacaggtcagtactggacctcaagttagagaatttgtagaacgtctaaggaatgactttttagaacagcttgttgttgagcccactaggggattggctgtgctggatgaGGTGTTGTGCAATCATCcaaaggtgataagagagcttaaggttaaggaacccttagggaacagtgatcacaatatgattgagctaacattgaaatttgaaagggaaaatttaaaatccAATATGTGtggatatttcagtggaataaaggaaattacaatggcatgagaggggaactggctgcaGTTGACTgcaaagggacatttgcaggaaggacagcagagcagcaatggctagagttactgcaaaaaatgagggaagtgcaagacagatatattccaaataagaagaaatgttCCAAGGGAAGAAGTACACTACCGTGGCTggcaagtgaagtcaaagccaaagtaaaagcaaaaaagaaggcatacaaggaagcccgagccagtgggaagatggaggattgaggagttttaaaaacttgcagaaggaaactaagaaggtcataggaaggaaaagatgaattatgagaggaagctggtgactaatatcaaagaagatactaaaagctttttcaaatatataaagggtaaaagagaattgagagtagatataggaccaatacaaaatgatgctggagatattgtagtgagagatgcagagatgcagagatgggagAGGAACTGAATACGTATTTAGCaccggtcttcacagtggaagacatctgcagtatactggacattgaAGAGTGTCAGTAAgttgaagtttgtgcagtgaaaattacgactgagaaggtgttcaggaaacttaatggtctgagggtggataaatctcctggacctgatggaatgccccctcgtgttctgaaggaagtagctggagagattgcagaggcattaacaatgatctttcaagaatatagattctggcattgtactggatgactggaaaattacaagtgtTACTCAGCTATTtaaaaagggtgggaggcagcaaaaaCGAAACTAtcgacctgttagcctgacatcagtggttggggagttgttggaatcgattgttagggatgagattatggggtacctggaggcacatgacaaggtagccaaagccagcattgtttcctgaaaggaaaatcctgtctgacaaacctactgcaattctttgaggaaattacaagcagggtagacaaaggagaaatagtagatgtagtgaacttggattttcagaaggccgcacatgaggctgcttagcaagataagtgcCCCTGGAATTACAggtaagttactagcatgggtggagcattggctggtcagccagagaatgggaataaagggatcctattctggctggctgccagttatcaGTGGAATTCACAGGAATTGGTGTTGgggccactgctttttacgatgtatgtcagtgatttggactacagtattaatggatttgtggctaaatttgccgatgatacaaagataggtggaggagcggtgAATGTTGAGGAatcagagacttagatagtttaggggaatgggcaaagaagtggcaaatgaaatacaatgttggaaagtgtatagtcatgcactttggtggaagaaataaactggcaggCTATTATttggatggagagagaattcaaaatgcagagatgcaaagggacttgggagaccttgtgcaagataccctaaaggttaacctccaggttaagtcagttgtgaagaaggcgaatgcaatgttggcattcatttctagaggtatggaatataagacctgggatgtgatgttgaggctccaaaaggcactcgtgagaccatacttggagtattgtgtgctgttttgggctccttactttagaaaggatgtactgacattgcagaaggctcagagaagattcacgagaatgattccaggaatgaaagggttactgtatgggtaatgtctggcagcttttgggctgtgttccctggagttcagaagaatgagggggggatctcatagaaacattcagaatgttaaaaggcccttacagattagatatggcaaagttatttcccatggcaggggattctaggacaagagggcacaacttcagaattgaaggatgtccttttagaactgagatgcggagaaattacttaagtcagagggtggtcaatctgtggaatttgttgccacgagcggctggggaggccaaatcattgggtgtatttaaggcagagacagataggttcttgattagccgagGAGTCAAAGTGTattgggtgaaggcaggggaagggttgaagaattggatcagcccatgattaaatggtggagtagactcaatgggccgaatggcctacttcttctcctatgtcttatggtcttgtggtctaaaagcCTTGCGTTCGATTTGGATCTTTTCTAAAATTGCCTCTTTCTACATCTTCTGGTTCTGGATCTTTCTGCCTGCTGGAACATGTTTCGTCCCATTCTCTCTGGGAACAGACTGATATCAGACACCTTTGTCTGGGGTAACCAGTGACCTGCAGCACTCACACTGGTGAGGGAGTGGGGTTTGAGTACTTGGAAAGTCTCCAGAGCAGCTAAGTGATATCATGTGCTCTTTGTAGCTCTGTGGGACACGCCCAGAACCTGAAATAATACTGACTGGGAGAGACAAACTGAGCCAAGTCACAGATTGACAACAGGCAGAAATGTCCATTCTGATACAGGCGGAAAGACAGGAAATTAATTGTCAGTCCGGATTCCTGGACAGTGCCCAGTTAGACAATGAGgaattgttcctccaacttgggCTGGATCTCATTGTGACAGCCTAATGTTAGAGACTAAAactatttaatttaaaatgctctctttcacccactgatATCTTTTGTAAATCTTCTTGCAGGTTTGAAACATCAAAGAATTTCTGAATGGGTATCTTGAAAACAAAAACATCAGTTCTTCAGTGCAACATCAGTTCTGCTGTCTTTGTCAACTCACCAGCATTTGAAAACAATCAGTCTCTGAAtgtagaggaggagatgtttgagaAGACAGCACAGCAGTCACAGCAAGGAGAATCCGAACACGTGTTCAGTGTAGGGGTGAGATTTGCATGAACCCACCTGGAGATAAAGCTTCTAATTGTCTTCAGATTATCAAAGGAGTGACCAGATATTCTCTTTGTAGCACCGATAGATCAGTTGTCAATCCTTGGAGATGAAGATGTATCTCATCCCAGCTGGATATGTGTTTTGGGTCTGAAAGGAAACATTCTGTTTTAACTCAGTGAAATTCACTGGAACCGGGGTGCTGAGAACACACCAGCATTTGTTCACCAGAGATCAGTTCTTCAACTGCAATGATTTTACACGGGGTTCACTATGACTAACATCTGACTTGGTGAATTGTCAGACAATTGATATCATTCACCTGCTCTCAGTGTGGGCATGAATTATCTCACTCAGCCAACCTGCAGATATaccagtgagttcacactggggagaggccaatGATCTGCTCTTTGGGAGAGGATatactcagtcatccaacctgaagatacatcagcaagttcacactatAGTGAGGCGGTTCACCTGTTCTGCAGGAAGCAATTGATTCTGTCATCCAAACTGAAGACTTCAGACTGGGGTGTCGGAGTTTGGATTTCAGTTCAgacacggtctgtaaggagtttgtacgtctttgccgtgaccacatggttttcctccaggtgctctagtttcctctcacagtccaaggacatatcggataataggttaattggtcattgtaaattgtactctGACAGAGCTGGGTTAACAGGTGGATTGCTGGATGGAGCAGCTGATTGGGCTGAagaggcctgttccatgctgtatctccaaataaaatcaaataaaatcCACACCagtgagaggccgttcacctgctccttGTGAGAAGAGATTGACTCACCAAGTCTACGTGCAGATACATAAACAggttcgagagagagagagagagatattgagagatTGTTCCACAGTTCAGTGTGTGGACAGGGATTCATTAATACATCCCACATGATGAGACAACAGCAAGTTCAaactggggagagaccattcacctgctctgaatgcggGAAGGGATTTACTTGCCCATCAAAACTGCTttcacaccagcgagttcacaccagggagaggccgttcacttgctctgaatgtgggaagggatttactgaGTCTTGTAATTTACTGGTGcaccaacgagttcacactggggagaaaccatatacttgttctgaatgtgggaagggatttactcagtcatgtaacctactgacacaccagcgaattcatactggggagagaccgttcacttGCTccgaatgtgggaaaggatttacTCTGCAATCTCACTTAAGGACACACCAGcgacttcacactggggagaggccgttcacctgctccgaatGTGGAAAGGGATTTACTCTGTCATCTCACCTATTGGCACACCAGCGAATTCatactggggagagaccgttcacctgctctgaatgtgggaaaggatttacTCTGCAATCTCAGTTACGGACACACCAGcgacttcacactggggagaggccgttcacctgctccgaatGTGGAAAGGGATTTACTCTGTCATCTCACCTATTGGCACACCAACGAATTCAtactggggagagaccattcatttgctctgaatgtgggaaaggatttacTCTGCAATCTCACTTAAGGacacaccagcgaattcacactggggagaggccgttcacctgctctgaatgtggaaaGGGATTTACCGGGTCATCTAACCTATTGgcacaccagcgaattcacagTGGTGAGAGACCATTcacttgctctgaatgtgggaagggatttactcggTCTTCTAACCTATTGacacaccagcgaattcacactggggagagcccgttcacctgctctgaatgtgggaaaagATTCACTCAATCAGCCCACCTTGTGACGCACTACCGAGTTCACACTCGGGAAAGTGTTTAAATAAGAAGCCTGCTGGATATTTAACCCTCACAGTTTCTGAATCCAGAGACAAACTCAaaagtgactgttggtgtcagacTGTAATTATTGCTGCTCTCATCAAACCAAGTCTGCACCCTAGTGACTGGGATGGGAGGTGTTTCTTAATGCTAATGTAATGGGaatggagtttaatattctggatcaGTGACAAATAAATGAGTTCTATTTTAAACATTGACTCAGGTACTTAGTTAATCTACAACACACCGAGTTTACCGTTCGGAGCCAACACAGTCCAGCTGGTCCCTGCCCATGTTTCTGTTCCACCTCTGTCCTTTTAAATCCATCCCTGCttttcacctctcactgtccctgCAGTGATGGGTTCCAAATCGTCACCAGTTGTGGGTGAAAAGGTTGCccttgaatttcctgcatgaCTTTCTGCAGGCTGAAGACAAGCTCACTGCAGTTATGTCTGACATGTTCTTCATCCCTCAAACCTTTGTGCTGAGGAAGAATGGCATTGGTTGTTAACCTCCCTATTCCCTGTTCTTTTCAGTGTAATACATGagagtacagatgctggaaatccagagtaatactcACACAATACTAGAGGAACACTGGAAGTCAAAAGAAAATTTGAAAGAATGGGACAAAGGGGGCCTTTTCGGGTTTGCTCctggagactagtggtgtttctgCACAAGTAATCTGGCTTCATGTCCAAACGTTAAATGGTATGGCAAGTAACCAATGGCTTCATTCTAAGTACAGTTACAACTGTGTTCCAAATGTCCAACATGCTGACACCACTTACTCTTTTTCTTGGCATCAAGAGTTCCTAGCATGTCTAACAATGTCCTGTTGAATCTCTCAGGCTGAGGATCATCTTGAGGATGATATAGCATTGTCCTTGAACTTCTCGACTCCAaacatgctcagtaactcatgtatgagaCTGCTCTCAAAATCCTTTCCCTGATCACTGTGCATCCTTCTCGGGAGGCCATAATGAATGAAGTATTTCTCCCAACAAAGCTTTTGCAACTGTGGATGCTTTCTGGTCctttgtgatgcagccagtcagaatgctctccatgatacattcgtagaagtttttgtgtttcagttgacaaaccaaatcccttcaaactccgaCTGAAATATAATCGCTATTTTTTCTTCATTATAGCTGCATccatatgttgcatccaggttaggtccttggAGAAAtggacacccaagaacttgaaatttctcactctctccacttctgatgcctagaaccatagaacaccacagccactcggcccttctagtctgtgctgaaactttattccactagtcccattgacccgcacccagtctataaccctccagacctctcccatccatgtatctatccaatttgttcttaaaacttaagagagcccacatttaccacgtcagatggcagctcgttccacactcccacactctgagtgaagaagttccccctaaatctttcccctttcaccctaaagccttATCGTCTCGTGTTTATctttcctaatctaagtggaaagagcctactcgcatttactctgtctgtacccctcattattttgtaaacctctatcaaatcttcccctcattcttctacgctccaaggaataaagtcttctatgaggattggtttgttttccctcatcttacccttcctgaagtccacaatcagctccttagtcttgcaaGGAGTtgatttaaagggtgactcactCTGGAGTTGTTCTTTACAAATCTCCAGTAGTACCCACAGAATCTAAGGAATGAGTGCAGAGCACACACAGTTCTTGGTCTTGGCCATGCGATTACCGCCTCTATCTTAGAAAGTTACCCCTCTATCttgtggggtgtcagggaggggtagcacctctggtggggtaacatgtcgtgtccttttcaaggtggttagtccacctttagtccccacctggcactcagctctcacctgtggctccccgtggCTGTTTGCATGCAATAACGGCCACACCCCGGCCAACGGCTTCAACatgctggctaaaccaggtgagggtagccgacgggtctcaaaccctcggtgagatagggagttgtctatcccagcatgtgaagacagactccagagGATTGAACAGACGAGACCAATGTAaagtccaacagtc belongs to Mobula hypostoma chromosome 10, sMobHyp1.1, whole genome shotgun sequence and includes:
- the LOC134352804 gene encoding gastrula zinc finger protein XlCGF8.2DB-like encodes the protein MMRQQQVQTGERPFTCSECGKGFTCPSKLLSHQRVHTRERPFTCSECGKGFTESCNLLVHQRVHTGEKPYTCSECGKGFTQSCNLLTHQRIHTGERPFTCSECGKGFTLQSHLRTHQRLHTGERPFTCSECGKGFTLSSHLLAHQRIHTGERPFTCSECGKGFTLQSQLRTHQRLHTGERPFTCSECGKGFTLSSHLLAHQRIHTGERPFICSECGKGFTLQSHLRTHQRIHTGERPFTCSECGKGFTGSSNLLAHQRIHSGERPFTCSECGKGFTRSSNLLTHQRIHTGESPFTCSECGKRFTQSAHLVTHYRVHTRESV